From Rhodoferax sp. AJA081-3, the proteins below share one genomic window:
- the urtC gene encoding urea ABC transporter permease subunit UrtC, translated as MSTTTTTTSTLVLPSRAPLLTRSGWGAWLVALIVLCALVPVLNLVVPATSVFHLSDFAVGLAAKIMCYAICALAMDLIWGYTGILSLGHGLFFALGGYAMGMYLMRQIGTDGNYKSNLPDFMVFLDWKELPWHWTFSDSFAATLFLVVAVPGLVAFVFGYFAFRSRIKGVYFSIITQAMTFAAMLLFFRNETGFGGNNGFTDFKRILDIPIATPNMRMVLFVLTSLTLLSFFLLGRWLVNAKFGRVLQAVRDAETRVMFSGYNPIGYKLTIWTISAMMCGVAGALYVPQVGIINPSEMSPANSIEIAIWAAVGGRATLIGPIVGAFIVNGAKSWLTVTYPEFWLYFLGALFIGVTLYLPDGVVGLVKKLKGMKGVVK; from the coding sequence ATGAGCACCACAACGACAACTACTTCTACTTTGGTTTTGCCGTCCCGAGCGCCGTTGTTGACGCGCTCCGGCTGGGGCGCGTGGCTGGTCGCACTGATCGTCTTGTGTGCGCTGGTGCCGGTGCTGAACCTGGTGGTGCCTGCCACCAGCGTCTTCCACCTGAGTGACTTTGCCGTGGGGCTGGCGGCCAAGATCATGTGTTATGCCATCTGCGCGCTGGCCATGGACCTGATCTGGGGCTACACCGGCATCCTGAGCCTGGGCCATGGCCTGTTCTTTGCGTTGGGCGGTTATGCCATGGGCATGTACCTGATGCGCCAGATTGGTACCGATGGCAACTACAAAAGCAACCTGCCCGACTTCATGGTGTTCCTGGACTGGAAAGAGCTGCCCTGGCACTGGACGTTTAGCGATAGTTTTGCTGCCACGCTGTTCCTGGTGGTGGCGGTGCCGGGGCTGGTGGCCTTTGTGTTTGGTTATTTTGCCTTCCGCTCGCGCATCAAGGGGGTGTACTTCTCCATCATTACCCAGGCCATGACTTTTGCGGCCATGCTGCTGTTCTTTCGCAACGAGACCGGTTTTGGTGGCAACAACGGGTTCACTGATTTCAAGCGCATCCTGGACATCCCCATCGCCACGCCAAACATGCGCATGGTGCTGTTTGTGTTGACGTCGCTCACGTTGCTGTCCTTTTTCCTGCTGGGGCGCTGGCTGGTCAATGCCAAGTTTGGCCGTGTGTTGCAGGCCGTGCGTGATGCTGAAACACGGGTCATGTTCTCGGGCTACAACCCCATTGGCTACAAGCTCACCATCTGGACCATCTCGGCCATGATGTGTGGTGTGGCGGGAGCCTTGTATGTGCCGCAGGTCGGCATCATCAACCCCAGCGAGATGAGCCCGGCCAATTCGATTGAGATCGCGATCTGGGCGGCGGTGGGTGGGCGCGCCACGCTGATCGGGCCTATCGTCGGTGCCTTTATCGTCAACGGTGCCAAGAGCTGGTTGACCGTGACCTACCCCGAGTTCTGGCTGTACTTTCTGGGTGCGCTGTTCATTGGCGTCACGCTGTATTTGCCAGACGGGGTCGTGGGCCTGGTGAAAAAGCTCAAGGGAATGAAGGGGGTAGTCAAATGA
- the urtB gene encoding urea ABC transporter permease subunit UrtB, translating into MPYRLSRLLAAAAIFIAGHAYSLTAETAKAIAVGESDTRVEALRAAVAGADEKTVQFIQALSDDAVKVVAGKPVVVKDDKAVDPVTGTESALPDTAEDVMNNNRMRGEIDSALATLKLLSPDVAVRTAAIKTLQGEVDESKLPMLDKAFAQETVPELKERLGLLRAAALLSSADTAKRLEAAKLLADSSQAAIKTLLIERLQVETDAGVKGALQMSLGKVESRLAWGDRLGAIFSGISLGSILLLVALGLAITYGLMGVINMAHGELMMIGAYATYVVQGLFQKYLPGAFDWYLLASVPVAFLASALVGAALERSVIRFLYGRPLETLLATWGISLMLMQLVRTIFGAQNVGVENPSWMSGGVQLMGNLSLPYNRLVIVGFAIAVLAGVWFLIEKTRLGLFVRGVTQNRPIASCMGVNTARIDTYAFALGSGIAGLAGCALSQVGNVGPDLGQGYIVDSFMVVVLGGVGQLAGTVYAALGLGILNKFLEGWTGAVLAKIAVLVFIIIFIQKRPQGIFAMKGRSAEA; encoded by the coding sequence ATGCCATATCGACTATCCAGATTGCTTGCAGCTGCTGCTATTTTTATAGCTGGCCATGCATATTCCCTAACGGCCGAGACCGCAAAAGCCATTGCCGTCGGAGAAAGCGACACCCGTGTCGAAGCCTTGCGCGCAGCGGTAGCCGGTGCCGATGAGAAGACCGTGCAATTTATCCAGGCCCTATCCGACGACGCGGTCAAGGTGGTGGCGGGCAAGCCAGTCGTCGTCAAGGACGACAAGGCGGTAGACCCTGTAACTGGGACAGAGTCGGCACTGCCGGACACTGCCGAAGATGTGATGAACAACAACCGCATGCGCGGCGAAATTGACAGCGCACTGGCGACACTCAAGCTGCTGTCGCCCGATGTGGCGGTGCGCACCGCCGCCATCAAGACCCTGCAGGGCGAGGTGGACGAAAGCAAGCTGCCCATGCTGGACAAGGCATTCGCACAAGAGACGGTGCCGGAGCTGAAAGAACGCCTGGGCCTGTTACGCGCCGCTGCGTTGCTGAGCAGCGCGGATACGGCCAAACGCCTGGAGGCGGCCAAGCTGCTGGCCGACAGTTCGCAGGCCGCAATCAAAACCCTATTGATTGAACGCCTGCAGGTGGAGACCGACGCAGGCGTTAAAGGCGCTCTGCAGATGAGCCTGGGGAAGGTGGAGTCACGCCTGGCGTGGGGCGACCGCCTGGGCGCCATTTTCAGCGGCATCAGTCTCGGGTCCATCTTGCTGCTGGTCGCGCTGGGCCTGGCCATTACCTACGGGCTGATGGGTGTCATCAACATGGCCCACGGCGAGCTGATGATGATTGGCGCCTACGCCACCTACGTGGTGCAAGGCCTGTTCCAGAAGTATTTGCCCGGCGCCTTTGACTGGTACCTGCTGGCATCGGTGCCGGTGGCCTTTCTGGCGTCGGCACTGGTGGGCGCGGCGCTGGAGCGCAGCGTGATCCGCTTCCTGTACGGCCGCCCGTTGGAGACGCTGCTGGCCACCTGGGGCATCAGCCTGATGCTGATGCAGCTGGTGCGCACGATCTTTGGCGCGCAAAACGTGGGTGTGGAAAACCCGAGCTGGATGAGTGGCGGTGTGCAGTTGATGGGCAACCTCTCCCTTCCCTACAACCGGCTGGTCATCGTGGGCTTTGCGATTGCGGTGCTGGCCGGTGTGTGGTTTTTGATCGAGAAAACACGGTTGGGCCTGTTTGTGCGCGGCGTCACGCAAAACCGCCCCATTGCCAGCTGCATGGGCGTCAACACCGCCCGCATCGACACCTATGCCTTTGCACTGGGTTCTGGCATCGCCGGTCTGGCGGGTTGTGCGCTGAGCCAGGTTGGCAATGTGGGGCCGGACCTGGGCCAGGGCTACATCGTGGATTCCTTCATGGTGGTGGTGCTGGGCGGTGTGGGCCAACTGGCGGGCACTGTGTATGCGGCGCTGGGCCTGGGCATCCTGAACAAATTTCTGGAAGGCTGGACCGGTGCGGTGCTGGCCAAGATTGCCGTGCTGGTCTTCATCATCATCTTTATCCAGAAACGTCCACAAGGCATCTTCGCCATGAAGGGCCGGAGTGCAGAAGCATGA
- a CDS encoding glycerophosphodiester phosphodiesterase family protein encodes MHLLRSTRLPFALALLGCTFSALAQSPAAITNIQLGPRPYFLVSDMAESPLKAKLQSCANGPFEKTNFSIGHRGAAMQFPEHTKESYEAAVRMGAGIVECDVTFTKDKELVCRHAQNDLHTTTNILATPLAAKCTKAFTPYDAEKKIPASAECRTSDITLAEFKTLRGKMDAFNPMAKTVQEFMGGTANWRTDLYSGPTSGTLMTHQESIALFKKMGVKMTPELKSASVAMPFDGFSQEAYAQKMLDEYKAANVPPSQVFAQSFNKNDVLYWIKAEPAFGKQAVFLDSAEKAADLPDLEKLISYKKDGIQIVAPPIFALLDTKDGKLVASTYAKNAKQAGLGIITWSLERSGVMATGKGGWYYQTVNQAIHREGDILQALDVLAKDVGILGIFSDWPATVTYYANCVGLK; translated from the coding sequence ATGCATCTGCTGCGCTCCACCCGTCTCCCGTTTGCCCTGGCGCTTCTGGGCTGCACGTTCTCGGCACTGGCCCAAAGCCCCGCCGCTATCACCAATATCCAGCTCGGGCCACGCCCTTACTTCCTGGTGTCGGACATGGCCGAGAGCCCGCTCAAGGCCAAGCTGCAGAGTTGTGCCAATGGACCGTTTGAGAAGACCAACTTTTCCATAGGCCACCGTGGAGCAGCCATGCAGTTCCCCGAGCACACCAAGGAATCGTATGAAGCTGCTGTGCGCATGGGTGCCGGCATTGTGGAATGCGACGTCACCTTTACCAAGGACAAGGAGCTGGTCTGCCGCCACGCCCAGAACGACCTGCACACCACGACCAATATCCTGGCCACACCGCTGGCCGCCAAATGCACCAAGGCGTTCACACCCTATGACGCCGAGAAGAAGATACCAGCCAGCGCCGAGTGCCGCACCAGCGACATCACACTGGCCGAGTTCAAGACCCTGCGCGGCAAGATGGACGCCTTCAACCCCATGGCCAAAACCGTGCAGGAGTTCATGGGTGGTACGGCCAACTGGCGCACCGATTTGTACAGCGGCCCGACCAGCGGTACGTTGATGACGCACCAGGAGAGCATCGCCCTGTTCAAGAAAATGGGCGTGAAGATGACACCTGAGCTCAAGTCCGCCAGCGTGGCGATGCCGTTTGACGGTTTCAGCCAAGAGGCCTACGCGCAAAAAATGCTGGACGAATACAAGGCTGCCAACGTGCCACCGAGCCAGGTTTTTGCGCAGTCCTTCAACAAGAACGATGTGTTGTACTGGATCAAGGCCGAACCTGCCTTTGGCAAGCAGGCCGTCTTTCTGGACAGCGCGGAAAAGGCCGCGGACTTGCCCGACCTGGAGAAGCTGATCAGCTACAAGAAGGACGGCATCCAAATCGTGGCGCCACCGATCTTTGCCTTGCTGGATACCAAGGACGGCAAGCTGGTGGCATCGACCTATGCGAAGAACGCCAAACAAGCGGGCCTGGGCATCATCACCTGGAGCCTGGAGCGATCCGGTGTCATGGCCACCGGCAAGGGCGGCTGGTACTACCAGACGGTCAACCAGGCCATACACCGAGAAGGCGACATCCTGCAGGCATTGGATGTGTTGGCCAAGGACGTCGGCATCCTCGGCATTTTTTCAGACTGGCCGGCCACCGTGACCTACTACGCGAACTGCGTGGGCTTGAAATAA
- the urtA gene encoding urea ABC transporter substrate-binding protein, with the protein MQSTNSRRFTLKALTAAVALTTLTAVPAFAADTIKVGILHSLSGTMAISETVLKDTVLMAIDEINAKGGVLGKKLEPVIVDPASNWPLFAEKTKQLLGQDKVSVIFGCWTSVSRKSVLPVVEEMNGLLFYPVQYEGEELSKNVFYTGAAPNQQAIPAVDYLMSKEGGGAKRWVLLGTDYVYPRTTNKILRAYLKSKGVKESDIDEKYTPFGHSDYQTIVADVKKFAAGGKTAVVSTINGDSNVPFYKELGNAGLKAKDVPVVAFSVGEEELRGVDTKPLVGHLAAWNYFQSIKNPDNTAFIKKWSDYAKAKKLPGSDKPLTNDPMEATYIGINMWKQAVEKAKSTDTDKVIAAMAGQTFKAPSGIVSKMDEKNHHLHKSVFIGEIKADGQFNVVWKTPGPVKAKPWSPFIEGNDKKPDEPVAK; encoded by the coding sequence ATGCAATCTACGAACTCACGCCGGTTTACCCTGAAGGCGCTTACGGCTGCCGTTGCCCTCACCACACTGACCGCAGTGCCAGCCTTTGCCGCTGACACCATCAAGGTCGGCATTTTGCACAGCCTTTCGGGCACCATGGCCATCTCGGAAACCGTGTTGAAAGACACCGTGCTGATGGCGATTGACGAAATCAACGCCAAGGGCGGTGTGTTGGGCAAGAAGCTCGAACCCGTGATCGTGGACCCAGCCTCCAACTGGCCCCTGTTCGCCGAAAAGACCAAGCAGTTGCTGGGCCAGGACAAGGTGTCCGTGATCTTCGGTTGCTGGACATCGGTGTCGCGCAAGTCGGTTCTGCCAGTCGTTGAAGAAATGAACGGCCTGCTGTTTTACCCCGTGCAGTACGAAGGTGAAGAGTTGTCCAAGAACGTGTTCTACACCGGTGCGGCCCCTAACCAGCAAGCCATCCCCGCGGTGGATTACCTGATGAGTAAAGAAGGCGGCGGCGCCAAGCGCTGGGTGCTGCTGGGTACCGACTATGTGTACCCCCGCACCACCAACAAGATCCTGCGCGCCTACCTGAAGTCCAAGGGTGTCAAAGAGTCTGACATCGACGAAAAATACACACCGTTTGGCCACTCCGATTACCAGACCATCGTGGCTGACGTGAAGAAATTCGCTGCCGGTGGCAAGACGGCCGTGGTGTCCACCATCAACGGTGACTCCAATGTTCCCTTCTACAAAGAGCTGGGCAATGCCGGCCTGAAGGCCAAGGACGTGCCCGTGGTCGCATTCTCGGTGGGTGAAGAAGAGCTGCGCGGCGTGGACACCAAGCCGCTGGTCGGCCACCTGGCAGCCTGGAACTACTTCCAGTCCATCAAGAACCCAGACAACACGGCCTTCATCAAGAAGTGGTCTGACTACGCCAAGGCCAAGAAGCTGCCTGGCTCCGACAAGCCTTTGACCAATGACCCGATGGAAGCCACCTACATCGGTATCAACATGTGGAAACAGGCTGTTGAAAAAGCCAAGTCCACCGATACCGACAAGGTCATCGCAGCCATGGCTGGTCAGACCTTCAAGGCACCCAGCGGCATCGTGAGCAAGATGGATGAGAAAAACCACCACTTGCACAAGAGCGTGTTCATCGGCGAAATCAAGGCTGATGGCCAGTTCAACGTGGTGTGGAAGACACCCGGCCCTGTGAAAGCCAAGCCATGGTCTCCGTTCATCGAAGGCAACGACAAGAAGCCTGACGAGCCGGTAGCAAAGTAA
- the urtD gene encoding urea ABC transporter ATP-binding protein UrtD yields the protein MTPELLEQGAKRAEARAAALAARAGQTESGGRSAGIGRVVKDREVDITHGRILYLEDVHVSFDGFKAINGLSLDIAPGELRCIIGPNGAGKTTMMDIITGKTRPNSGTVFFGSTIDLLRYTEPEIAQLGIGRKFQKPTVFEQLTVFENLELALHTNKGVKSSMFFRLDSAQGDRLAEVLHTIHLADSVGRQAGNLSHGQKQWLEIGMLLMQEPKLLLLDEPVAGMTDEETERTAELFLTLKGKHSLMVVEHDMSFIRTISDIVTVLCDGSVLAQGTLDQVQADERVIEVYLGR from the coding sequence ATGACGCCCGAACTGTTGGAACAAGGCGCCAAGCGCGCAGAGGCCCGTGCCGCTGCGTTGGCGGCGCGCGCCGGGCAAACCGAATCCGGTGGCCGCTCGGCAGGCATTGGGCGCGTGGTGAAGGACCGCGAGGTCGACATCACCCATGGCCGCATCCTGTACCTGGAAGATGTACACGTCAGCTTTGATGGCTTCAAGGCCATCAACGGCCTGTCGCTGGACATTGCGCCGGGTGAACTGCGTTGCATCATCGGCCCCAATGGGGCTGGCAAGACCACGATGATGGACATCATCACTGGCAAGACGCGACCCAACAGCGGTACGGTGTTCTTTGGCAGCACGATAGACCTGCTGCGCTACACCGAGCCCGAGATTGCGCAACTGGGCATTGGTCGCAAGTTCCAGAAGCCCACGGTGTTTGAACAACTCACCGTGTTCGAGAACCTGGAGCTGGCGCTGCACACCAACAAAGGCGTCAAGTCGTCGATGTTCTTCCGCCTGGACTCGGCCCAGGGCGACCGGCTGGCCGAAGTGCTGCACACCATCCACCTGGCGGATAGCGTAGGGCGCCAGGCCGGCAACCTGAGCCACGGCCAGAAGCAGTGGCTGGAGATCGGCATGCTGCTGATGCAGGAGCCCAAGCTGCTGTTGCTGGACGAACCGGTGGCCGGCATGACGGATGAAGAAACCGAACGCACCGCCGAGTTGTTTTTGACACTCAAGGGCAAACACTCACTGATGGTGGTGGAGCACGATATGAGTTTTATCCGCACTATCAGCGACATCGTGACCGTGCTGTGTGATGGCTCAGTGCTGGCCCAGGGCACACTGGACCAGGTGCAGGCGGATGAGCGCGTGATTGAAGTCTATTTGGGGCGCTGA
- a CDS encoding response regulator — protein MVTQEDDFSNCSALVVDGNPTSRSILVSQLREFGVGAVVQCARAVDARRQLEFRAFDFVLCELHFADENSSGQDLLDDLRRNQLLPYSTIFIMVTGEATYARVAEAAESALDGYLLKPHRAIDLGERLVQARVRKVSLQDIFTAIENEAFEEAAALCMERFESKGKFWLYAARVGAELLLRVGRPNDAQKVYRAVVEAKTLPWARLGVARAQLDAGQISQATSTLENLISAEPSFVDAYDVMGRAQFELGRLDKALETYKMAATLTPASITRLQNLAMMTYYAGDHVEAEKLLDRTARLGLESKMFDAQCLVLLAFARLENGDRKGLQRCLDDFNRLMEKSPDSPRLKRLADIVVVLSLIQQHQFAQSVEAVRGLAKTVRNSEFDFESASNVLALVAQLANKAIQLNEVESIVESIGLRFCSNRSQTELLAACARAHPPYAERMQVCQAQVLAIAENAMALSLSGDPAAAVGALVEHGRTTLNARLIDNAHQVLLKHAGKITDAGGLSADLQELRAKFGIQSVKAAMGEQRRQSGGLVLRTGGPKPAEPPI, from the coding sequence ATGGTCACCCAGGAAGACGACTTCTCAAACTGCTCCGCCCTGGTGGTGGACGGTAATCCAACGTCCCGCTCCATCCTGGTCTCACAGCTGCGGGAGTTTGGTGTCGGCGCCGTGGTGCAGTGCGCCCGCGCAGTCGATGCGCGCCGCCAGCTGGAGTTTCGCGCCTTTGATTTTGTGCTGTGCGAGCTGCATTTCGCCGACGAGAACAGCTCTGGCCAGGACCTGCTGGACGACCTGCGGCGCAACCAGTTGCTGCCCTACTCCACCATCTTCATCATGGTCACCGGCGAGGCCACCTACGCCCGCGTGGCCGAGGCGGCCGAGTCCGCGCTGGACGGTTACCTGCTCAAGCCGCACCGGGCCATAGACCTGGGCGAACGCCTGGTGCAGGCCCGCGTGCGCAAGGTCTCGCTGCAGGACATCTTTACCGCGATCGAAAACGAAGCATTCGAAGAAGCGGCCGCGCTGTGCATGGAGCGCTTTGAAAGCAAGGGCAAGTTCTGGCTCTACGCGGCACGTGTCGGCGCCGAGCTGCTGCTGCGCGTGGGGCGACCAAACGACGCGCAAAAGGTCTACCGCGCCGTGGTCGAGGCCAAGACCCTGCCCTGGGCGCGCCTGGGCGTGGCCCGGGCCCAGCTGGACGCCGGCCAGATCAGCCAGGCCACCAGCACGCTGGAGAACCTGATCAGCGCCGAGCCCAGCTTTGTCGATGCCTACGACGTGATGGGCCGTGCCCAGTTTGAGTTGGGCCGGCTGGACAAGGCGCTGGAAACCTACAAGATGGCCGCCACGCTGACGCCGGCGTCCATCACCCGGCTGCAGAACCTGGCCATGATGACCTACTACGCGGGCGACCATGTGGAGGCCGAGAAGCTGCTGGACCGCACAGCGCGCCTGGGCCTGGAATCCAAGATGTTTGACGCCCAGTGTCTGGTACTGCTGGCCTTCGCCCGGCTGGAGAACGGCGACCGCAAAGGGCTGCAGCGCTGCCTGGACGACTTCAACCGCCTGATGGAAAAGAGCCCGGACAGCCCGCGCCTCAAGCGCCTGGCAGATATTGTGGTGGTGCTGAGCCTGATACAGCAACACCAGTTTGCGCAGTCTGTCGAGGCAGTGCGTGGCCTGGCCAAAACCGTGCGCAACAGCGAGTTCGATTTCGAGTCCGCCAGCAACGTGCTGGCCCTGGTCGCCCAGCTGGCCAACAAGGCCATACAGCTCAACGAGGTGGAATCCATCGTGGAGTCCATTGGTCTGCGTTTTTGCAGCAACCGTTCACAAACCGAGCTGCTGGCCGCCTGCGCCCGGGCCCACCCGCCCTATGCGGAGCGCATGCAGGTGTGCCAGGCCCAGGTGCTGGCAATCGCCGAAAACGCCATGGCGTTGAGCCTGTCGGGCGATCCGGCGGCGGCGGTCGGCGCGCTGGTCGAGCATGGCCGGACCACACTCAACGCCCGCCTGATCGACAACGCCCACCAGGTGCTGTTGAAACACGCCGGAAAGATCACCGACGCGGGTGGGCTGTCGGCCGATCTGCAGGAACTGCGGGCCAAGTTCGGCATACAAAGTGTCAAGGCGGCGATGGGTGAACAACGGCGCCAGTCCGGTGGGCTGGTGCTGCGCACCGGTGGGCCTAAACCGGCAGAGCCACCGATCTAG
- a CDS encoding ArgE/DapE family deacylase: MNTYEQLDAWIDAHFDEQVHFLQELIRVPTDTPPGNNTPHAERTAELLHGFGFDAEKHAVPEAEVRTAGLETITNLVVRRKYGEGTTVLLNAHGDVVPPGEGWTKNPYGGEIEDGKIYGRAAAVSKCDFSTYTFAVRALEAVAKPTHGSVELLFTYDEEFGGEVGPAWLLQHKIIKPDLMVAAGFSYQVITAHNGCLQMEVTVHGKMAHAAIPASGVDALQAANHILTALYAQNTLYQSITSKVEGITHPYLNIGTIEGGTNTNVVPGRVSFKLDRRMIPEENPTEVEATLRQLIQDTAAALPGITVDIKRILLARALQPLPGNRPLVDAIQKHGEQVFGEPIPALGTPLYTDVRLFCEAGIPGVIYGAGPRTVLESHAKRADERLDLEDLRRATKVMARTLSDLLI, translated from the coding sequence ATGAACACCTACGAACAACTCGACGCCTGGATCGACGCCCACTTTGACGAACAGGTGCACTTCTTGCAGGAACTGATCCGCGTCCCTACCGACACGCCGCCGGGCAACAACACACCCCACGCCGAACGCACCGCCGAGCTGCTGCACGGCTTTGGCTTTGATGCCGAAAAACACGCCGTGCCCGAAGCCGAGGTACGCACCGCCGGGCTGGAGACCATCACCAATCTGGTGGTGCGCCGCAAATATGGCGAAGGCACCACGGTGCTGCTCAATGCCCATGGCGACGTGGTACCCCCCGGCGAGGGCTGGACCAAGAATCCCTACGGTGGCGAGATTGAAGACGGCAAAATTTATGGCCGCGCGGCAGCCGTCAGCAAGTGTGATTTTTCCACTTACACATTCGCAGTGCGTGCGCTGGAAGCAGTAGCCAAACCAACCCACGGCAGCGTGGAGTTGTTATTCACCTACGACGAAGAGTTTGGTGGTGAGGTCGGCCCGGCCTGGCTGCTCCAACACAAGATCATCAAGCCCGACCTGATGGTGGCCGCCGGCTTCAGCTACCAGGTCATCACGGCGCACAACGGCTGCCTGCAGATGGAAGTCACCGTGCACGGCAAGATGGCGCATGCGGCCATACCAGCATCCGGCGTCGATGCGCTGCAGGCCGCCAACCACATCCTGACTGCGCTCTATGCGCAGAACACGCTGTACCAGAGCATCACGTCCAAGGTCGAAGGCATCACCCACCCTTACCTGAACATTGGCACGATTGAAGGGGGAACCAACACCAATGTCGTGCCCGGGCGCGTCAGCTTCAAGCTGGACCGCCGCATGATCCCCGAAGAGAATCCCACCGAAGTCGAAGCCACATTGCGCCAACTGATCCAGGACACGGCCGCGGCATTGCCCGGTATCACGGTGGATATCAAACGTATCCTGCTGGCGCGCGCATTACAACCCCTGCCCGGCAACCGTCCGCTGGTGGACGCGATCCAGAAACATGGCGAGCAAGTGTTCGGAGAACCCATCCCCGCTTTGGGCACACCGCTGTACACCGATGTGCGCCTGTTCTGCGAGGCGGGCATCCCCGGTGTGATCTACGGCGCAGGGCCGCGCACCGTGCTGGAGTCCCATGCCAAGCGGGCGGACGAACGCCTGGACCTGGAAGACCTGCGCCGTGCGACCAAGGTCATGGCGCGCACACTCAGCGATTTGTTAATCTGA
- a CDS encoding urease accessory protein UreD, which yields MPWHAQLQLDYTLEAGRTVARHSHSGPLRILQSLYPEGDSICHNVLVHPPGGLVGGDTLEINVHAQAGSHALITTPGASRFYRSDGLTALQKTHLRVEADARLEWLPLEAICYSACLAENRLTMELAPGAELMGWDITALGLPLANLPFVAGHFRQHIEVPGVWLERGAIEASDSRLLDSPAGMAGHKCVASFFFITGQPIPRERRERALDSARAVIAQHALAGTAGATSPHPQVLVVRVLAPVVEPAMALLRTLRNTWRQELWAKSASSPRIWSM from the coding sequence ATGCCCTGGCACGCTCAGCTACAACTGGACTACACCCTGGAAGCCGGCCGCACCGTGGCCCGCCACAGCCACAGCGGCCCGCTGCGCATTCTGCAAAGCCTCTACCCCGAGGGCGACAGCATTTGCCACAACGTGCTGGTGCACCCGCCCGGCGGTCTGGTCGGTGGCGACACGCTGGAGATCAACGTGCACGCCCAGGCCGGCAGCCACGCGCTGATCACCACGCCAGGCGCCAGCCGCTTTTACCGGTCCGACGGCCTGACCGCTTTGCAGAAAACCCATTTGCGGGTGGAAGCCGATGCGCGCCTGGAATGGCTGCCGCTGGAGGCGATCTGTTACAGCGCCTGCCTGGCCGAAAACCGTCTGACCATGGAACTGGCGCCGGGCGCCGAACTGATGGGCTGGGATATCACCGCGCTGGGCCTGCCGCTGGCCAACCTGCCTTTTGTGGCTGGCCATTTCCGCCAACATATCGAGGTGCCTGGTGTCTGGCTGGAGCGCGGCGCAATAGAAGCCAGCGACAGCCGCCTGCTGGACAGCCCGGCGGGCATGGCCGGTCACAAATGCGTGGCATCGTTTTTCTTTATCACCGGTCAGCCCATCCCCCGCGAGCGCCGTGAACGCGCGCTGGACAGCGCCCGCGCCGTGATCGCACAACACGCGCTGGCAGGTACGGCGGGCGCCACCAGCCCCCACCCGCAGGTGCTGGTGGTGCGTGTGCTGGCACCGGTGGTGGAGCCTGCCATGGCGCTGCTGCGCACCCTGCGCAACACCTGGCGCCAGGAGCTTTGGGCCAAATCGGCCTCTAGCCCCCGTATTTGGTCCATGTAG
- the urtE gene encoding urea ABC transporter ATP-binding subunit UrtE, which produces MLNAKNINQYYGGSHILRDVSIEAQLGKVTVILGRNGVGKTTLLKSLMGLVPIKTGSIELGGKAIHKATPYERARAGIGFVPQGREIFGRLTVEENLQMGLAYKSASTPIPPELYELFPVLKQMLGRRGGDLSGGQQQQLAIARALAAKPKVLILDEPTEGIQPSIIKDIGRVIRMLADRGDMAILLVEQYYDFAQELADHYVVMERGAVVASGLGKDMEANGVRKLVAI; this is translated from the coding sequence ATGTTGAACGCAAAAAACATCAACCAGTACTACGGCGGCTCGCATATCCTGCGCGACGTCAGCATCGAAGCCCAGCTCGGCAAGGTCACGGTCATCCTGGGCCGCAACGGCGTAGGCAAGACCACGCTACTCAAGTCGCTGATGGGTCTGGTGCCGATCAAGACCGGTTCTATCGAGCTGGGCGGTAAAGCCATCCACAAGGCCACGCCTTATGAGCGGGCACGTGCCGGCATTGGTTTTGTTCCCCAAGGCCGCGAGATATTTGGCCGCCTGACGGTGGAAGAAAATTTGCAGATGGGCCTGGCCTACAAAAGCGCCAGCACACCGATACCGCCGGAGCTGTATGAACTGTTCCCCGTGCTGAAACAGATGCTGGGACGCCGCGGCGGTGATTTGTCGGGCGGGCAACAACAACAACTCGCCATCGCCCGTGCGCTGGCCGCCAAGCCCAAGGTGCTGATTCTGGACGAGCCTACCGAGGGCATACAGCCCAGCATCATCAAGGACATTGGCCGCGTGATCCGCATGCTGGCTGACCGCGGCGACATGGCGATATTGTTGGTGGAGCAGTACTACGACTTTGCGCAGGAACTGGCCGACCACTATGTGGTGATGGAACGTGGAGCCGTGGTGGCTAGCGGCTTGGGCAAAGACATGGAAGCCAACGGCGTGCGCAAACTCGTGGCGATCTAG